The following are from one region of the Sulfurimicrobium lacus genome:
- a CDS encoding PilZ domain-containing protein: MPNKFESNGIFYAAELPLSWTPLGRLQPLQNEQWQHAGAALLRALAVLETPVAEVERDTASASGKAMERLEAKLDLALSLMTQLARQQAELPPLHHVFLRAKSLEWFAESVPAVQQMVLVSLHISPKLPQALMLPATVTGVELEANGISRVKANFADLSEDMEEWLERTLFRFHRRSIQQSHSRQHDS, from the coding sequence CTGCCGCTGAGCTGGACGCCGCTCGGACGCCTCCAGCCCCTCCAGAACGAGCAATGGCAACATGCCGGCGCTGCACTCCTGCGCGCACTGGCGGTGCTTGAAACGCCGGTTGCCGAAGTGGAGCGCGATACCGCATCCGCCAGCGGGAAAGCCATGGAAAGGCTGGAAGCCAAGCTGGACCTGGCGCTCAGCCTGATGACGCAACTCGCGCGCCAGCAGGCCGAACTTCCGCCTTTGCACCACGTTTTTCTCCGCGCCAAGTCGCTGGAGTGGTTTGCTGAAAGCGTCCCGGCCGTACAGCAAATGGTGCTGGTCTCACTCCACATCAGCCCGAAATTGCCCCAGGCTCTGATGCTTCCCGCCACGGTGACAGGGGTGGAACTTGAGGCCAATGGCATCAGCAGGGTAAAGGCGAATTTCGCCGATTTGAGCGAAGACATGGAAGAATGGCTGGAACGCACCCTTTTCCGCTTCCATCGCCGCAGCATCCAGCAAAGCCATTCGCGCCAGCACGATAGTTAA